A single region of the Zonotrichia albicollis isolate bZonAlb1 chromosome 16, bZonAlb1.hap1, whole genome shotgun sequence genome encodes:
- the KNOP1 gene encoding lysine-rich nucleolar protein 1 isoform X1, which produces MAASRSSPRQRLRQRPRGAGRGGHGAIASGAAAGPARGAGGERRTARMIIKKKRKDIHEEPVQKKKKVKTVIEIEEDVKTVIKTQDIGRLKKKKKSRKKENLKDECLHKLQPKSHKKNKKKKAGSELLREDHLEGFVNRKGHLDLQLQEKSEEQIKIFKKKKKKVHCHFSLEDNESSDVELSNHCTDGTKKNKLSFKKKRKSTALDLELDGEVTKKKKKKYSFSLEDIQDSEQRQSTKVCKNTHKYTSQKTVFMGEDYDSGNAQNGGESYVRKKKKKKKDKSDCFLPLAANEDCMHQGPGSPSALSDSRKRKKHNSWEFTWTSREEEDKIKNFGCIKERKKKKKKTISSSACEDKQGCSHSIPDKHLPAQQGVELEEEELSGRKHRKNFKYNNEVSKKKKKKIKKKEKETTYSEVSSNSDSASKSQKALLENIKSTESEMERAGCVTGDTVDGALCNSNPVLWDRKRKGREKVPPEDSAEEPGSKADVKKIKTEPPWNESVEHLDGVIIVKEKKGNCDEINIDKSLMLHVSFSAHQVRRQALQEEIDRESGKTKALRSKVAQEMKLGQWSTATFKSSEEQNKFFRLLGGFKKGSVPIQSPSAIANKPNMALNQEGEEKLQQALKMEFDKAMDFKQHRGVGLGFQPNANKKGYIDKYASRSIKFED; this is translated from the exons ATGGCCGCGTCCCGATCGTCACCACGGCAACGGCTCCGGCAGCGCccgcgcggggccgggcggggcgggcacGGCGCGATCGCTTCCGGAGCGGCGGCGGGCCCTGCACGTGGCGCGGGAGGTGAGCGCCGCACGGCCCG aatgataataaagaaaaagagaaaagacattcatgaggagcctgtgcagaagaagaaaaaggtgaAGACTGTCATTGAAATTGAGGAAGATGTTAAAACTGTCATTAAAACTCAGGACATTGGCCGTctcaagaaaaagaagaagagcaggaaaaaggaaaatttaaaagatGAGTGCTTACACAAATTGCAACCAAAGAGtcataagaaaaataagaagaagAAAGCTGGCTCTGAATTACTCAGGGAAGATCATTTAGAAGGCTTTGTGAATAGAAAAGGTCATCTGGATTTACAACTTCAAGAGAAATCAGAggaacaaattaaaatattcaaaaagaagaaaaaaaaagtccattgTCATTTCTCCTTGGAGGATAATGAGAGTAGTGACGTGGAGCTTTCAAATCATTGCACAGATGGtactaagaaaaataaattatcatttaaaaaaaagaggaagagtaCTGCTTTGGATTTGGAATTGGATGGTGAggtaacaaagaaaaaaaagaagaaatacagTTTTTCATTAGAGGACATCCAGGACAGTGAACAAAGGCAATCTACAAAAGTCTGTAAAAACACCCACAAATACACTTCACAAAAAACAGTTTTTATGGGTGAGGACTATGACTCAGGTAATGCCCAGAATGGTGGGGAAAGTTAtgtaagaaagaagaaaaaaaaaaagaaagataagtCTGACTGCTTTTTACCACTGGCAGCTAATGAGGACTGCATGCATCAAGGTCCTGGTAGCCCCAGTGCATTAAGTGACTctagaaaaaggaagaaacatAATTCCTGGGAATTTACATGGACAAGCAGAGAGGAAGAGGACAAAATTAAGAACTTTGGGTGTATCaaagagaggaagaagaagaaaaaaaaaactatttcttcttcagccTGTGAAGATAAGCAAGGCTGCAGTCACAGCATTCCTGATAAgcatctgccagcacagcaaggagTTGAGCTTGAGGAAGAAGAGCTGTCTGGAAGGAAACACAGGAAGAATTTCAAATATAATAACGAAGTcagtaagaagaaaaagaagaagattaagaaaaaggaaaaggaaacaacatACTCAGAAGTTTCTTCAAACAGTGACAGTGCTTCTAAAAGCCAAAAAGCACTACTAGAAAACATTAAGAGCACAGAGAGTGAAATGGAGCGAGCTGGGTGTGTtacaggggacactgtggaTGGGGCATTATGCAATAGCAATCCTGTGCTGTgggacagaaaaaggaaaggaagggaaaaagtaCCACCAGAGGACTCAGCTGAGGAGCCAGGTTCAAAAGCAGATGTGAAAAAGATCAAGACAGAACCCCCATGGAATGAGTCAGTG GAACATCTAGATGGTGTAATTAttgtgaaggaaaagaaaggaaactgTGATGAAATTAACATAGACAAG AGTCTGATGCTGCATGTGTCATTTTCTGCACACCAGGTGAGGCGGCAGGCCCTGCAAGAAGAAATTGACAGAGAATCTGGCAAAACCAAGGCCCTCCGTTCCAAAGTGGCACAG GAAATGAAGCTTGGACAGTGGAGTACAGCTACTTTTAAAAGTTCTGAGGAACAAAATAAGTTTTTTAGACTGTTGGGTGGTTTTAAAAAAGGTTCTGTGCCTATCCAAAGTCCTTCAGCAAttgcaaacaaaccaaacatgGCTCTGAAccaggaaggggaggagaagtTACAGCAGGCTCTGAAGATGGAGTTTGATAAAGCAATGGACTTCAAGCAACACAGAGGAGTTGGTCTTGGATTTCAGCCTAATGCCAACAAAAAAGGATACATAGACAAATATGCATCTAGATCTATAAAATTTGAAGATTGA
- the KNOP1 gene encoding lysine-rich nucleolar protein 1 isoform X2, translating into MAASRSSPRQRLRQRPRGAGRGGHGAIASGAAAGPARGAGGERRTARMIIKKKRKDIHEEPVQKKKKVKTVIEIEEDVKTVIKTQDIGRLKKKKKSRKKENLKDECLHKLQPKSHKKNKKKKAGSELLREDHLEGFVNRKGHLDLQLQEKSEEQIKIFKKKKKKVHCHFSLEDNESSDVELSNHCTDGTKKNKLSFKKKRKSTALDLELDGEVTKKKKKKYSFSLEDIQDSEQRQSTKVCKNTHKYTSQKTVFMGEDYDSGNAQNGGESYVRKKKKKKKDKSDCFLPLAANEDCMHQGPGSPSALSDSRKRKKHNSWEFTWTSREEEDKIKNFGCIKERKKKKKKTISSSACEDKQGCSHSIPDKHLPAQQGVELEEEELSGRKHRKNFKYNNEVSKKKKKKIKKKEKETTYSEVSSNSDSASKSQKALLENIKSTESEMERAGCVTGDTVDGALCNSNPVLWDRKRKGREKVPPEDSAEEPGSKADVKKIKTEPPWNESVEHLDGVIIVKEKKGNCDEINIDKVRRQALQEEIDRESGKTKALRSKVAQEMKLGQWSTATFKSSEEQNKFFRLLGGFKKGSVPIQSPSAIANKPNMALNQEGEEKLQQALKMEFDKAMDFKQHRGVGLGFQPNANKKGYIDKYASRSIKFED; encoded by the exons ATGGCCGCGTCCCGATCGTCACCACGGCAACGGCTCCGGCAGCGCccgcgcggggccgggcggggcgggcacGGCGCGATCGCTTCCGGAGCGGCGGCGGGCCCTGCACGTGGCGCGGGAGGTGAGCGCCGCACGGCCCG aatgataataaagaaaaagagaaaagacattcatgaggagcctgtgcagaagaagaaaaaggtgaAGACTGTCATTGAAATTGAGGAAGATGTTAAAACTGTCATTAAAACTCAGGACATTGGCCGTctcaagaaaaagaagaagagcaggaaaaaggaaaatttaaaagatGAGTGCTTACACAAATTGCAACCAAAGAGtcataagaaaaataagaagaagAAAGCTGGCTCTGAATTACTCAGGGAAGATCATTTAGAAGGCTTTGTGAATAGAAAAGGTCATCTGGATTTACAACTTCAAGAGAAATCAGAggaacaaattaaaatattcaaaaagaagaaaaaaaaagtccattgTCATTTCTCCTTGGAGGATAATGAGAGTAGTGACGTGGAGCTTTCAAATCATTGCACAGATGGtactaagaaaaataaattatcatttaaaaaaaagaggaagagtaCTGCTTTGGATTTGGAATTGGATGGTGAggtaacaaagaaaaaaaagaagaaatacagTTTTTCATTAGAGGACATCCAGGACAGTGAACAAAGGCAATCTACAAAAGTCTGTAAAAACACCCACAAATACACTTCACAAAAAACAGTTTTTATGGGTGAGGACTATGACTCAGGTAATGCCCAGAATGGTGGGGAAAGTTAtgtaagaaagaagaaaaaaaaaaagaaagataagtCTGACTGCTTTTTACCACTGGCAGCTAATGAGGACTGCATGCATCAAGGTCCTGGTAGCCCCAGTGCATTAAGTGACTctagaaaaaggaagaaacatAATTCCTGGGAATTTACATGGACAAGCAGAGAGGAAGAGGACAAAATTAAGAACTTTGGGTGTATCaaagagaggaagaagaagaaaaaaaaaactatttcttcttcagccTGTGAAGATAAGCAAGGCTGCAGTCACAGCATTCCTGATAAgcatctgccagcacagcaaggagTTGAGCTTGAGGAAGAAGAGCTGTCTGGAAGGAAACACAGGAAGAATTTCAAATATAATAACGAAGTcagtaagaagaaaaagaagaagattaagaaaaaggaaaaggaaacaacatACTCAGAAGTTTCTTCAAACAGTGACAGTGCTTCTAAAAGCCAAAAAGCACTACTAGAAAACATTAAGAGCACAGAGAGTGAAATGGAGCGAGCTGGGTGTGTtacaggggacactgtggaTGGGGCATTATGCAATAGCAATCCTGTGCTGTgggacagaaaaaggaaaggaagggaaaaagtaCCACCAGAGGACTCAGCTGAGGAGCCAGGTTCAAAAGCAGATGTGAAAAAGATCAAGACAGAACCCCCATGGAATGAGTCAGTG GAACATCTAGATGGTGTAATTAttgtgaaggaaaagaaaggaaactgTGATGAAATTAACATAGACAAG GTGAGGCGGCAGGCCCTGCAAGAAGAAATTGACAGAGAATCTGGCAAAACCAAGGCCCTCCGTTCCAAAGTGGCACAG GAAATGAAGCTTGGACAGTGGAGTACAGCTACTTTTAAAAGTTCTGAGGAACAAAATAAGTTTTTTAGACTGTTGGGTGGTTTTAAAAAAGGTTCTGTGCCTATCCAAAGTCCTTCAGCAAttgcaaacaaaccaaacatgGCTCTGAAccaggaaggggaggagaagtTACAGCAGGCTCTGAAGATGGAGTTTGATAAAGCAATGGACTTCAAGCAACACAGAGGAGTTGGTCTTGGATTTCAGCCTAATGCCAACAAAAAAGGATACATAGACAAATATGCATCTAGATCTATAAAATTTGAAGATTGA